The segment TATAATGTAAAAGCTGACCACCGGTTTAACCCAAAAGTGTGATTGCACTACAATGGAAGGATGATaataagggaaggagaaaagtagGAGGAGAAGGGATATGAAGAAGAGCTTAATCTGCAACATCTATAATATGAGGAACTCAACAGATAATGTacaaaattagtaagaaaataagaatactaTTTAGAAATACGGAAATGCATACCAGAAGAGTCATCTATTAAAACTAAAgactgggctggcccagtggctcaggcggttagagctccatgctcctaactccgaaggctgctggttcgattcccacatgggccagtgggttctcaaccacaaggttgccggttcaactcctcgagtcctgcaagggacggtgggctctgcccgctgcaactaagattgaacatggcaccttgagctgagctgccgctgagctgccgctgagctcccggatggctcagttggttggagtgcatcttctcaaccacaaggtcgctggttcgactcccgcaagagatggtgggctgtgccccctgcaactagcaacggcaactggacctggagctgagctgcgccctccacaactaagactgagaggccaacaacttgaagctgaacagcaccctccacaactgagattgaaaggacaacaacttgacttggaaaaaaggcctggaagtgcatactgttccccaataaagtcctgttccccttccccaataaaaacaaacaaaactaaactaagaCTGCCTCTGGGGGCCAGATTAGGACCTGGAGATGGATAAGGTAGGGTACTGCTGCTCCGTGTTATAGGTCGCTTAGTACTACATgatcttaaaaatgtattcaaatattatttagattaaaattaattttaaaaagaagaaaaaagaaagaaggtaagTAGCTGTTTGGTGATCTGATGCCATTAATGATGACTGACAGAAAGAGATGTCATCGAAGGAAAAGGAAGTCTCCATCAGGAGAGTCTTAGGAAACAGACAAGAAGGCAAGAGAATCAGTGTTAGAGATGGCATCCAGGAACCTTTAACAGAACTGAATGAGGAGAAAGTTCCTCAACTATATGATACTTATACTTAAATTATTCATCATATTGAAATGTTATTCAATTAACACAATCACAAAGGGGTCCCTGTGTTCAAATGCTTAAGGTCCAGTAGAGAGACAAGAGGTACTATACTGAAAGTTACGTGACTATTACAGGACATAAGAAAATTTACCCATTCTGAGTTCACTAGAGGAATGAGAGGGAGACACAAACCACTTAGCTTCCAAAAGCACAGAGCTTTGGAATAAGACTTGGGACATTCCAAGTTGGGGAGTGCATCTCAATCCAGATCTTTTCCGCCTTGGTGTCCTCGATGTAATATAGGCCCACAAAGCAAATTAGTTTCCACAAAGCAAAGGTGCCTGATCTCAAGAAATCCAATTCTTTGGCTTCACCGCTGTGTTTAGGAATTTAAGAAACACAAGATTCTTTTAGGTTCTGGCCAGAAATAAACCGCTGTAGTGGGACAGAAAATACCCAGTGGATTATGGGGTTgaccagaaagaaaacaggaaagaacagTAACTGGTGATCATATCATTATCTGTAAGAGCAAAATGTTGACTTCTTGTTGGAAACTGGATTTCAGGGAGATTCTCCCTAAACATGGAAAGGACTTTCATGTGGTGATCTCCCAAACTAGActgaaagaaagaattctaacTGCAAATGACTCCTAGCAGCCATCACATAAACGTGAGTTTTTAAGGGCCACAGCAAATGAGCACATAAACTATAAAGAGCTAATGGACAAGAGGTGTTAGCACAGCAGCGGGAAGGTTGGAAAGATATGAAAACAGAATGATGCTAGAAGATTAGAGCTGGATGGGGCTTTGAGATCGTGTGGTCTAGGCTTTCCCAAACTTGGACCACTTGCATACCACTTTCACGTTATCTGCCTTACTAttaattactttgtttttttctttaaattcatgaTTCCTAGAAATCAAGGGCTTACCATGgtgttagattttttaaatatacactaaaactactgaaataaaaagtgtttgtcactttgagaaacactcaTTTACAAACCAAGCGGCATAACCTTGATAGGATGGTGGACGTATTCATTAGACAATCTTCTCCAGATCTGATGGGCCAAGTGTGCCGATGAAGTTCCCCTAAACTTACCATGAAAGTATTTCGAAGTCCTTCCTTTTCACAACCTAGTTTTTCTGCAGCTAGGAATgttaatcaaaaataaaatcctttaacTTTTAAGGTGTTTACACTCCAAATTGGGGGAAGAATTCCAAACTTAATTgtgtttcatgtatttatttagaagGTGTATCAAAACTGAGCTAGCTTTGAAAAAGCAGATATGGTTATAGGAGTGGTAATAGAGCCTTATCTGGGGAGGTGGCAGAGAACAAAGAGCAAGGAATTCTCTCAAGATGGTGAAGTGCTGaatagctttttttctttatatttttcatgtctttaaattttctatagtaaatgtgtattacttttataatcaaaaggatatatattttttaagtctaGATTTTGGAGTCATTCCGACCCAGATTTAGATGCTGACTCTGTCATTTAAAGCTGTTTGTGATCTCAACcaagttaacctctctgagactagatttttttaattgataagaGACAATGAAATCCTAACTTGGTTGTGGCGAGGATCACATGAAAAGCTCCAGtcacagtgactggcacacagtagtAATCAATACATGTTAATTCCCACTTTCTCCCTACATgacacttacatttttttctttacaaaaatctgatgatatacagaggatgccccaaaaatgtatacacattttaagaaaggagaaaactgtattaaaatcgtaatactcaatagatactgataacaaaagatgaatacaagtcgtgtatatacatttttttttggtacccctggtatataaCAGGCCCTTACAATGATCCCCACTCAAAGTCAAATCCATAAGGCCCTGTTACCTTAACTGAGGCTGGTCCCTTCCAGTTCAAGTACTGCTCTAGTTCTGTGCCCTTGGCCCGGGCCCTGGAGGAGTCAAACACTTTCCTCTTGGAACCCTGCATCCTGCTGCAGACGTTGGAGTGTCTCTCCAGCCTGAGCAAGAGAAACTTGCGTCCACAGTGGCTGCACTTGCCAAGTTCTGGCTCTTGAGTGGAACAGCTGGAACCTGAAGAGTCCAGTGCCTTAGACAAGCTAGAATGGCTTGTAGATCCTGGCAAAGCACTGCCCGGCGCTTCTGAGGGCTGAGAAAAGTTCTGCTTCAACGGCCCTGAGACGTGGGCTCGGATTTTGTTATTGCTTGCCATTAGTCTTTCCCTTTTGAGCTTCTGTATAccataatcagaaaaatggaatgGACTAGAATTTTCTTGAGACTGTCCCCAAGTTTCATTCTCTCCCCTGTCTCGACCGAAGACCCCCTTAGACCTGTTTTCCGGGGAGAAGATAGGTTTGTACACAGTGTTGCTATTACCTTTGCCTCTCCTCCTGGGAAATGTCATTCTCTGTggctctattttttccttttcctcagcctgttccttttccttctggatCCTTCTGAGTTCCTCCTCTGTCTTCTTCAGCTTTTCCCTTAGGAGGTTCTCTTTTCTTCGGATTTCCTGCTCTAAACTTTCCCCAGCAGCTTCTAGTCTTTGGATCTGTGTCCACTCAGTCCCATGGCGGTTTGCCATGGCCCTCTCCTCCTGTGTGGCAGCAACAGTACCAACCACAGATGAACTCACCCAGTTCCTTGAACCCAAGCTGCTGTATGAAAACTCTCTTGGCTCAGGGGGTCTGGGGGAGACATTATGGTCCCCATCAGTGCCAGTCTCACGTGTACTATAAGACTTCCGATGGAATACGGGTTTCAGCGGGTATGCCCGGTCCACTCCAATTCGTTTCTTTGTAAAGGGGATGAATTCCTGGTTATGTGCATTGGGGTATTGGGATTGAGAGCTTGATGAGTAAAACAAACCCTTTGCTTGGCCCCAGAGATTGTTTCTTGGATCTTGCTGGCTGATTCCAGCACAGTGGGGATGGTAGTAGCTCTGGGCTTTGGTGCAGGCATTCCATTTGGAGTGAGTGTACAGATTATCCAGCACCAGCTCATTGTTGCTCAAAAGCTTCTGCTGGGAATTGTTCCTCAGGTGCTGCATCGAGGACTGCTGGGAAGAGCCATCTTTTTCATAGTGGTGTTGCTTAGCGGAAGGGTTCCCTGGGGCATCCGCCTTATTATATGGGAGCATAACGCCCACAGGCAAGGGTGGAGCTAACTGGAGACCAGCCATTCAGGGCCTGGACTGAAGCCTAGGAGAGATGAAATATATGTGAGAAGATATATGTGAGAAGTTTGTCTGAGGTTCACCCTGGTTGCTTAACTCAACTGTTTCTATCATACATTTGTCCTACCcacattttcctttaaactttCTAGGGACAGTGGTGCTGGGTCTGCCAGAGCTCTCATTCAATAAGCAGGTGGTGAGCGCTGATTATGTCCTGGGAGTGCATGTTAGGTCCTGAGGATAGAAAAACGAATGTGATACAGGTGTTCCTGCCACCTCGCTTTCCTTTACACCAGTACCAGCCTCTGCCACACATACAGGGATGCGCCTGCCATACACAGTACACGCCGTAGTGGGGGGAAAGAGCTATTGGATTGGATGGGATTGGAAGTCAGGTTGCAGGCCTGTGACGCAAGACGAGCAACTTCCCCTTCTGGCTCCAGTTCCTTCACCCGTAAACTGAGTGGTTCCCTCAGAGTTACATGACTGGAATTTAGGGACCTCAGGATTCCAAGTCCAGCCCcatcattttacaggtgggaaaactgcgGCCTAGAGGTAAGTGCCAGGGCTTCCCTCCTGCTGGAACCATGCTTGACTCCAAGGAGCACAGAGGCTGCCCAGGGCCTGCAGCAGGGGCCTGGCTATCAAACCCTCACCCAGCGAGTCCCCGCggctcagaaggccaggggttgGTAACTGAGAAGCGGGGGCCACCTGCCTTGGCCGCCGCGGGTTTTAGGTCCGGAACGCGGAAGTCACGTTCTGTTCTGGAGGATCAGGCGGAGCGCCCCACTGGGGACTCTGCTTTGGGGACAAGCCCTCGCTTTTCTGTCTATCGGGCCTGTGGGAGGTCGAGGTGCTGACCCCACGTCTCCCCGTCCTCCCGCCTACCTGAGGCTCTCCAGGACAACTCCTGCTCAGGGGCAACCCCAGGACTTAGTTTTCTTGACCAGACCCCTACCAACCAACCGACCGCCGCGCAGGCGCTCTCAGCTGGCCCCTGTTATTCCCGTTGCCGAGGAACGGGGTCGCGTGCGCTCCCAGCCCCGCCTCTCGCCTGTGGCCGCGGGGGAAGCACGCACAGGCGCAGTCCCGCGACCCGTGGGGAGCCGCCCCGGAGGGAGGTGAGGCGCGCCGGAGTGTCACTTGACCCGGTGTCCGGCCAACTCTACAGCTTCGTCCAGCCCAGCCCTTGGGGAACAAGGGAGGGGACGGGAGAGCTTTTTCTGGGGCTCCATCAAAGAACTTGTATTTTTCTGAGAGCGATGACCCCAGACCCCGTGGTGTGCCCTTCTCGGGCAAAAGACGGCGCCCCTAGATGTGCCCTGGAGTCGTTCAGCCGCAGGATTGCGATGTCCGCCCACACAGCGGCAGTGAGCCTGCTGGTAGTCTTGCTTAGCGTGCTCGGCTGCTTCGTACGCGCCCCAGGTATGGCTGCACTGTCTCTCCGTGCTTTCCCTCACCCATAGTTTGGAGCTGGCGGTCAAATTATAGCAACTTGGCTAGGTTTTGCTACGCAGTATCTTTCTGGGATAGTTTTGTAGCCAGTgtaattattttgatatagtGTCTTACTCTCACGTGGTAACTCTGGCCGTCTCTTCGTAGAGCCCAAAAATGACTCAACCACATGTAATGATAATAAAGTTAACTACTAGATCGAAAATAAGCAGTATAGCCTGGCTTCAACAGTAAGTGATACTCTGTGACCTGTTAACATCAGAAGAGTTTATTTGCCTTCATGCTTCAGTTCATTTGTATAAGCTGTTTGGAACCGGCAACTGACTTTTTCCTTATAACTACTTAAAAGATTCATGCACATGGACAATAATATAGACAGCAGTAGTCGGTGTTAATACTTCAATATATCATTACAGCTTTTACATATTACAAAGCAATTCCTTGGTGGCCCccccttgttttctttcctggttgACTTCCTATTTGCTTTCTTTATAGGACTCCTATATGGAGTTCCAGACATTTCCCACTCTTCTCAAGATTCCAGTTATTTCAGCAATCCGCCTGCCTGTCAACTTCCACAGCTCCCCTCCAGTCTGGCCGAATTTCCTGGAGTGCTTACTTCCATCTTGtgttttgaggaaaaataatctttctctttccatttgttctATTGAATTAGTCCCTTTCAGCATCCTCTAGGAATGGACTCCATGACTTTACCCCTCCATCTTGTTAACGTCAAGTTGTATTAATCTTATACtctggttttaaaatatgcttaactTCTCCTGCAAAACGAACCTCATTTCCCTTGACCTGTGGCCCCTTACCCTAGGATCCCATTTATTTCTCCTCTGTTCCTCAAGACTTCTTAGTAGAAATTTTACATTTGCTGCCGCCACTTCCTCATCTCCTCCTCACTGTTCAGTCCACTGTGGTGTGGCTTCTACCCTTTCCACTTTATGTAACTGCCAGGCTACCAGTGACTTTCCAATGACCAAAGACAAAAGCTGCTACTTCTTCAGCCTACTCATTTAACATTACtgatttttcacttccttggaACTCTCTTCTCACTTGATCCTGTGCCTTCTTGGCTTCTTTTTTGTGTTCTTGCTCCATCTTCTACAGGGCTGTGTCTTTTCCTCACCTGTCCCCCAAATTTAGGTGTTCTCCAGAGCCCTCTTATTTCTCGTATATATGCAGTTCCAGACTGCATATGGTTTCAACCAAATACTGAAATTTCAGGTCTCATCTATGTTTAAATGGTATCTGGCTTAGCTCTCTCTCCTTAGTTACAGACTCAGATTTCCAACTGCCCATTTAGTTCCTCAGGAACCTCAGACTCAgagtaacagaaaacaaactcatgatcacctccccactcccccaacccACTTCTTCTTCAGTGTTCCCTCTCATACTAAAAGCATCAGTCACCTTCTACATCTCTGTCTTTGTCACACTCCCTTCTAACTGGTCAGCAGGCTCTGTTGAATTTATTCTGTAGTGTCTCTTATATATGACCCCTCCTTTACATTTCTACGACCCTAAGTGAGTTCTTGCTCACTTCTTACTGGGACGGCATGCATCACTCACCTAACTGCTGTTCTTCCCTTCAACATCTGCTTCCCAAGCCCATCCTTTATGCTGCTGCCAGAACAATTACCTAAATAGTAATATTATTGTCCTACCCAGTGGCTTCTACTTTACCTATAGAATAAAGTTGAAACATGTAATCTGACGTGGTATTTCCACCTACCTGATTAGGTCCAGCCTACCTTTCAAGCCCTGCCTCCCCAGAGTCTAGCCCAGTGaatctcaaccttggctgcacatgcTGTGCGTGCTGTGCATGCTGTCCGTGCTTTAGCACTACCTGGAAGGCAATTTCTGGGGGTAACATCTGTatatcagcatttttttttttttttttttaccattgtgAGCAATGCTGTGATGATCATTTGTGCAATACCTATTTTTGTGACGGgtatcagcatttttaaaagcttcccctCAGAtcctaatgtgcagccagggttgaaaaCCCCTGATCTAGCCACTCCTGACTAATTGCACTTTCTTACCTCAGTAGTACTACCTTACCCCAAGCTCCACATACTGGGAGGTGGTAGACATAGAATTTATGGCAGTGGGCTCTGTGCTCAGACTGCCTGCAActaaatcccagctccatcacttactagtgGTGGTTGTGTAACCTGGATAATATTTCCTCCAAGAATGTTTTCCCCATCTTCCCAGTCAAAATTAATCTCTTTGTTCCTTTGTGCTCTCATGATATTTTCTGTTCTGGTTACAGCACAGGCCTGGCTTATGAGGAGCTCTTGATGGGTGTTCATGGAACTG is part of the Rhinolophus sinicus isolate RSC01 linkage group LG03, ASM3656204v1, whole genome shotgun sequence genome and harbors:
- the ZC2HC1C gene encoding zinc finger C2HC domain-containing protein 1C, which codes for MAGLQLAPPLPVGVMLPYNKADAPGNPSAKQHHYEKDGSSQQSSMQHLRNNSQQKLLSNNELVLDNLYTHSKWNACTKAQSYYHPHCAGISQQDPRNNLWGQAKGLFYSSSSQSQYPNAHNQEFIPFTKKRIGVDRAYPLKPVFHRKSYSTRETGTDGDHNVSPRPPEPREFSYSSLGSRNWVSSSVVGTVAATQEERAMANRHGTEWTQIQRLEAAGESLEQEIRRKENLLREKLKKTEEELRRIQKEKEQAEEKEKIEPQRMTFPRRRGKGNSNTVYKPIFSPENRSKGVFGRDRGENETWGQSQENSSPFHFSDYGIQKLKRERLMASNNKIRAHVSGPLKQNFSQPSEAPGSALPGSTSHSSLSKALDSSGSSCSTQEPELGKCSHCGRKFLLLRLERHSNVCSRMQGSKRKVFDSSRARAKGTELEQYLNWKGPASVKAEPPRKSNWRQKHESFIRTLRQAREVQQVIAKGGNHSDLPPILPAENPDYIQCPHCSRHFAPKVAERHIPKCKTIKNRPPPPRKHCR